From a single Rhizobium lusitanum genomic region:
- a CDS encoding ABC-F family ATP-binding cassette domain-containing protein — protein sequence MPASITLSNLSWSTPDGRPLFSNLDLSFGAERTGLVGRNGVGKTTLLQLIAGELRSQSGVISFAGNLGVLRQSVQIEPDETIADLFHIGEVLAVLRRADAGEATAEELALADWTLEARIAFALDRAGLDAEPQTRLATLSGGQRTRAGLAALIFTEPDFLVLDEPTNNLDREGREAVIALLASWRGGAIVVSHDRELLDTVDVIVELTSLSATRYGGNWSRYRESKALELAAAEHDLADAEKRVAEVARAAQATVERQARKDRMGKKKAAKGGIPRILLGGRKERSEMTSGEHARLAERQRVEVLEEATAARRRIEILQPLSVRLPPTGLPANKIVLKIDSVTAGYRPDQPIIGDLSFDITGPERIAVTGANGSGKTTLLVLISGELKPWTGTVRAMTTLSMLDQRVSLLDPSLSIRDNFRRINPQADENACRAALARFMFRADAALQLVSTLSGGQLLRAGLACVLGGPTPPSLLILDEPTNHLDIDSIAAVEVGLRAYDGALLVVSHDEVFLESIGISRRLKLSARSNSGSSGNMHA from the coding sequence ATGCCTGCATCCATCACACTTTCCAATCTTTCGTGGTCTACGCCTGACGGCCGACCGCTTTTTTCCAATCTCGATCTGAGTTTCGGCGCCGAGCGCACCGGCCTTGTCGGCCGCAACGGCGTCGGGAAGACGACGCTTCTCCAGCTCATTGCCGGTGAGCTACGATCCCAATCCGGGGTGATATCCTTCGCGGGCAACCTCGGCGTCCTTCGCCAGAGCGTCCAGATCGAGCCTGATGAAACCATCGCCGATCTCTTCCATATAGGAGAAGTGCTAGCCGTTCTGCGTCGTGCAGACGCGGGCGAGGCAACGGCCGAGGAGCTGGCTCTAGCGGACTGGACGCTGGAAGCGCGGATCGCCTTCGCGCTCGATCGCGCCGGCTTGGATGCGGAGCCTCAGACACGGCTTGCGACGCTGTCGGGCGGCCAGCGTACGCGCGCCGGCCTTGCGGCGCTGATCTTCACTGAGCCTGATTTTCTCGTTCTCGATGAGCCGACCAACAATCTGGATCGTGAGGGCAGGGAGGCCGTGATCGCGTTGCTTGCAAGCTGGCGCGGCGGGGCGATCGTCGTCAGCCATGACCGGGAATTGCTCGACACGGTAGATGTCATCGTCGAACTGACCTCGCTCAGTGCCACGCGCTATGGCGGTAACTGGAGCCGCTACCGCGAGAGCAAGGCACTCGAACTCGCAGCAGCGGAACACGATCTTGCCGATGCCGAAAAGCGCGTCGCTGAGGTTGCCCGCGCTGCGCAGGCGACGGTGGAGCGGCAGGCGCGAAAAGATCGCATGGGTAAGAAGAAGGCCGCCAAGGGTGGCATTCCGCGCATCCTGTTGGGCGGAAGGAAAGAGCGGAGCGAAATGACGAGCGGCGAACATGCGCGTCTTGCCGAACGCCAGCGAGTGGAAGTGCTTGAGGAGGCCACTGCCGCCCGTCGTCGCATCGAAATCCTCCAGCCTTTGTCCGTCAGGCTTCCGCCGACCGGGCTGCCGGCCAACAAGATCGTCCTGAAGATAGACAGCGTAACCGCCGGCTATCGGCCGGACCAACCGATCATCGGCGATCTCTCCTTTGATATCACGGGCCCGGAGCGGATCGCTGTCACCGGCGCGAATGGTTCGGGCAAGACCACGTTGCTGGTGCTGATCTCCGGAGAGCTTAAACCCTGGACGGGGACGGTGCGTGCAATGACGACGCTTTCCATGCTCGACCAGCGGGTCAGCTTGCTTGATCCGTCTCTCTCGATCCGCGATAATTTCCGGCGGATCAACCCGCAAGCGGATGAAAATGCCTGCCGCGCTGCCCTTGCGCGCTTCATGTTCCGGGCGGATGCGGCACTTCAGTTGGTCTCCACGCTCAGCGGCGGGCAATTGCTGCGCGCCGGTCTGGCCTGCGTCCTTGGCGGACCGACTCCGCCCTCACTGTTGATCCTCGACGAACCGACAAACCATCTCGACATCGATTCCATTGCCGCCGTTGAAGTGGGGCTGCGTGCCTATGATGGCGCGCTTCTGGTCGTCAGCCATGATGAGGTTTTTCTGGAGAGTATCGGGATCTCGCGTCGGCTGAAGCTGTCGGCGCGGTCTAATTCAGGCTCTTCCGGAAATATGCATGCGTGA
- a CDS encoding MFS transporter encodes MNRIVPLILAVALFMEQMDSTVIATALPAIANDLHVGPITLKLALTSYMVSLAVFIPISGWMADRFGAKNIFRIAICVFVVGSIMCAASGGLFEFVAARFLQGVGGSMMTPVGRLVLVRTTRKSDLVSAMALLSIPALVGPLAGPPLGGFITTYASWHWIFLINVPVGIAGIILSSIFLPEVEATKPPKLDFIGFLLTSFAASGVVFGMSVISLPALPPAIGISAITIGFVCGFLYIGHARRHPAPILDLTLLKNATFRASVTGGTLFRICIGAMPFLTPLMLQLGFGLNPFQSGLITFAGAIGAISTKFIARRVFTAVGFKTALLSAAAITTVTTICIGLFQPTTPHLTIIAVLLVGGFSRSFFFTGINALAFADINDKQASQATSMSSVMQQISLALGVAVAAMILETSTFFSGAELQVSDFHMAFYCISILTVLATIPFIRMDRNAGATVSGHKAGLKRAAATEPQSVVK; translated from the coding sequence ATGAATCGTATCGTTCCCCTGATCCTTGCCGTTGCGCTGTTCATGGAGCAGATGGATTCCACGGTGATCGCGACCGCACTGCCGGCCATTGCGAATGATCTCCATGTCGGTCCGATCACGCTGAAGCTGGCGCTGACCTCCTACATGGTGTCGCTGGCGGTGTTCATCCCGATCAGCGGCTGGATGGCGGATCGCTTCGGAGCGAAGAACATCTTCCGGATTGCCATCTGCGTCTTCGTTGTCGGCTCGATCATGTGCGCCGCCTCGGGTGGCCTCTTCGAATTCGTCGCCGCCCGCTTCCTGCAGGGTGTCGGCGGCTCGATGATGACACCGGTCGGGCGTCTGGTCCTGGTGCGCACAACACGGAAGAGCGACCTGGTCTCGGCCATGGCGCTGCTGTCCATTCCAGCTCTTGTCGGGCCACTGGCCGGCCCGCCGCTCGGCGGCTTCATCACCACCTACGCATCCTGGCACTGGATCTTCCTGATCAATGTTCCCGTCGGCATTGCCGGCATCATCCTGTCGTCGATCTTCCTGCCGGAGGTCGAGGCAACGAAACCACCGAAGCTTGACTTCATCGGCTTCCTGCTGACGTCCTTTGCGGCCTCCGGCGTTGTTTTCGGCATGTCGGTCATCAGTCTGCCGGCGCTGCCGCCGGCGATCGGCATCTCGGCCATCACCATCGGCTTCGTCTGCGGCTTCCTCTATATCGGCCATGCGCGCCGTCACCCGGCGCCGATCCTCGATCTGACACTGTTGAAGAACGCCACCTTCCGCGCTTCCGTCACCGGCGGCACGCTGTTTCGTATCTGCATCGGCGCCATGCCGTTCCTGACGCCGCTGATGTTGCAGCTCGGCTTCGGCCTCAATCCGTTCCAGTCGGGCCTGATCACCTTTGCCGGCGCAATCGGCGCGATCTCGACCAAGTTCATCGCTCGCCGCGTCTTCACCGCCGTCGGCTTCAAGACGGCGCTGTTGTCGGCAGCAGCCATCACGACGGTCACCACGATCTGTATCGGCCTGTTCCAGCCCACGACACCGCATCTCACCATCATCGCGGTATTGCTGGTCGGCGGCTTCTCGCGCTCGTTCTTCTTCACCGGCATCAACGCGCTCGCCTTTGCCGACATCAACGACAAGCAGGCAAGCCAGGCGACCTCGATGAGCTCGGTCATGCAGCAGATCAGCCTGGCGCTCGGCGTTGCCGTCGCCGCGATGATCCTGGAAACCTCGACCTTCTTCAGCGGTGCGGAACTACAGGTCAGCGACTTCCACATGGCCTTCTACTGCATCTCGATCCTGACCGTGCTTGCCACCATTCCCTTCATCCGCATGGACCGCAATGCCGGCGCCACAGTCTCCGGCCACAAGGCTGGCCTGAAGCGCGCGGCAGCGACGGAGCCGCAATCCGTGGTGAAGTAG
- a CDS encoding MBL fold metallo-hydrolase, which yields MTTTGAAYAAISGENEIMSVVLPPETHQFRLGSCTVTVVKDGANTMDNPWETFGSNHTPDAVRKLLAQNFLPTETFVNSYAPAIIDTGSDVIVVDTGFGAAGRARGLGRFREGLKAVGYTPEQVTVVALTHLHGDHINGLLEEGAPAFPNARYVTGEIEYGFWTDKAREGTPAEGGHKAVLANVVPFAEKMTFLKDGDQIVSGMTAMHAPGHTPGHLVFHLESDGKQLVMTGDTANHYILSLGRPDWEVRFDADKALAAKTRRRVFDMIATDRIPFLGFHMPFPAVGFVEKQPDGFRYVPKTYQFDL from the coding sequence ATGACGACGACAGGCGCGGCTTACGCTGCCATCAGTGGAGAGAATGAGATCATGAGTGTTGTTCTGCCGCCCGAAACCCACCAGTTCAGGCTGGGATCCTGCACTGTCACCGTCGTCAAGGATGGCGCAAACACCATGGACAATCCCTGGGAAACCTTCGGTTCGAACCACACGCCGGATGCGGTGCGCAAGCTCCTGGCGCAGAATTTCCTGCCGACCGAGACATTCGTCAACAGCTATGCGCCCGCCATCATCGACACCGGCTCCGACGTCATCGTCGTCGATACCGGCTTCGGCGCCGCCGGTCGTGCTCGTGGTCTGGGCCGTTTTCGCGAAGGGCTGAAGGCCGTCGGCTATACGCCGGAACAGGTGACGGTCGTAGCCCTGACGCATCTGCATGGCGATCACATCAACGGGCTGCTGGAGGAGGGTGCTCCAGCCTTCCCGAATGCCCGCTATGTCACCGGCGAGATCGAATATGGATTCTGGACCGATAAGGCCCGTGAGGGAACGCCGGCCGAAGGTGGCCATAAGGCAGTGCTTGCCAATGTCGTGCCCTTTGCCGAGAAGATGACCTTCCTCAAGGATGGCGACCAGATCGTCAGCGGTATGACCGCAATGCATGCGCCGGGCCACACGCCCGGCCATCTCGTTTTCCACCTCGAATCGGATGGCAAGCAGTTGGTCATGACCGGCGATACGGCCAACCACTATATCCTGTCGCTCGGGCGTCCGGATTGGGAAGTGCGCTTCGATGCCGACAAGGCGCTGGCCGCCAAGACCCGCCGCCGGGTCTTCGACATGATCGCTACGGACCGCATCCCGTTCCTCGGCTTCCACATGCCGTTTCCAGCCGTCGGCTTCGTCGAGAAGCAGCCGGACGGTTTCCGCTATGTGCCGAAGACCTATCAGTTCGACCTGTGA
- a CDS encoding dienelactone hydrolase family protein — translation MATVILFHSVYGLRSLEHEAVERLQAAGHKAFAPDLYDGLVARSIDEGFKLKDEIGWATICERAEWAIAGLPASTVLGGFSMGAAVAASLWPKRPQTAGILFLHGIAEIAGNARKGLPLQLHLANPDPFEPAEDVAAWRSAAAQSGISADILTYPGGGHLYTDASLPDYDAKATDLTWSRVLSFLDTIET, via the coding sequence ATGGCGACGGTAATCCTTTTTCATTCCGTCTATGGATTGCGCTCCCTTGAGCACGAGGCCGTCGAGCGCTTGCAGGCCGCCGGTCACAAGGCATTTGCGCCCGATCTCTATGATGGTTTGGTCGCCCGTTCGATCGATGAAGGTTTCAAGCTCAAGGACGAGATCGGCTGGGCGACCATTTGCGAGCGCGCCGAATGGGCGATCGCCGGCTTGCCCGCCTCAACCGTCCTGGGCGGATTTTCCATGGGCGCCGCTGTTGCGGCAAGTCTCTGGCCAAAGCGACCTCAGACTGCGGGTATCCTCTTCCTGCATGGTATTGCCGAGATTGCGGGCAATGCTCGTAAGGGCCTGCCCTTGCAGCTTCATCTCGCCAACCCCGATCCTTTCGAGCCGGCGGAGGATGTCGCCGCCTGGCGGTCGGCTGCCGCACAATCCGGGATTTCCGCCGATATCTTGACCTATCCCGGCGGCGGCCACCTTTATACCGATGCCAGCCTGCCCGACTATGATGCCAAGGCGACTGATCTGACATGGAGCCGTGTCCTCAGCTTCCTCGACACCATCGAGACCTAG
- a CDS encoding LysR substrate-binding domain-containing protein: MSAPLDNDQLQTFIAIVDSGSFTKAADRVFKTQSAVSMQMRRLEERVGKQLFIKDGRGNRLTAEGEKLLNYARRIIRLNNEAIAAFDDNRLEGTLRIGTPDDYADRYMPEIIGRFAKTHPNVELYIVCEPSADLSERMHRGELDIALVTHNPRERMSDVVRTEPLCWVGSANHPLRDDAPIPLAVGRRDCQWRQLACSALDASGRDYQILFTSWSCTVVAAAVLAGMAVSVMPESALRTGMKVLNQADGFPPLPPVQIGIMKRPGVSVSLMNAITAHISACLDNITPAAIDDDLDGEVKTFTRSYPRLRAGHILPGW, translated from the coding sequence ATGTCCGCGCCGCTTGATAACGATCAGTTGCAGACCTTCATCGCCATCGTGGATTCCGGCAGCTTCACCAAGGCCGCCGATCGGGTGTTCAAGACGCAGTCGGCGGTTTCCATGCAGATGCGCCGGCTGGAAGAGCGCGTCGGCAAGCAGCTGTTTATCAAGGACGGCCGCGGCAACCGGCTGACGGCCGAGGGCGAAAAGCTGCTCAACTATGCCCGCCGCATCATCCGCCTGAACAACGAGGCGATCGCCGCCTTCGACGATAACCGGCTGGAGGGCACGCTGCGCATCGGCACGCCCGACGATTATGCCGACCGCTACATGCCGGAGATCATCGGTCGCTTCGCAAAGACGCATCCGAATGTCGAACTCTATATCGTCTGCGAACCCTCCGCCGATCTTTCCGAGCGCATGCATCGCGGCGAGCTCGATATCGCGCTGGTGACCCATAATCCGCGTGAGAGAATGTCGGATGTGGTGCGGACCGAGCCGCTCTGCTGGGTTGGTTCGGCCAATCATCCCCTCCGCGATGACGCGCCCATTCCGCTCGCCGTTGGACGACGGGATTGTCAATGGCGGCAGCTTGCCTGCTCGGCGCTCGATGCCAGCGGTCGCGACTATCAGATCCTGTTCACAAGCTGGTCCTGCACGGTAGTCGCCGCGGCGGTGCTTGCCGGCATGGCGGTTTCGGTGATGCCGGAATCGGCGCTGCGCACCGGTATGAAGGTGCTCAATCAGGCCGACGGCTTCCCGCCCCTGCCGCCAGTGCAGATCGGCATCATGAAGCGGCCAGGCGTCTCTGTATCATTGATGAACGCCATCACCGCCCATATCTCTGCCTGCCTCGATAACATCACGCCGGCGGCGATCGACGATGATCTCGATGGCGAGGTGAAGACCTTCACACGCTCCTATCCACGCCTGCGCGCAGGGCATATTCTCCCGGGCTGGTGA
- a CDS encoding MAPEG family protein: MTGYEMLWPMVAHAGLVYILYALLGLRRRNLVKAGKIRLSQFRENHAANEATESLVVRNCIANQFELPVLFHACCITLFIAQADNLPAVILAWIFVATRYAHAYVHVTSNNLRYRSALFALGYIVLGGMWAWLAIWIAVTQTMPA; encoded by the coding sequence GTGACTGGTTATGAAATGTTGTGGCCCATGGTGGCCCATGCGGGGCTTGTCTATATTCTCTACGCACTACTGGGCCTGCGCCGCCGCAACCTGGTGAAGGCGGGTAAGATCCGGCTATCGCAGTTTCGCGAGAACCATGCCGCCAATGAGGCGACGGAGAGCTTGGTGGTGCGCAACTGCATCGCCAATCAGTTCGAACTCCCCGTCCTTTTCCATGCCTGCTGCATCACGCTCTTCATCGCTCAGGCGGATAATCTGCCGGCGGTGATCCTCGCCTGGATCTTCGTCGCCACGCGCTATGCTCACGCCTATGTGCATGTCACCAGCAATAATCTGCGCTATCGCAGCGCGCTCTTTGCTCTCGGCTACATCGTCCTTGGCGGCATGTGGGCCTGGCTTGCCATCTGGATCGCCGTCACGCAGACAATGCCGGCCTGA
- a CDS encoding TetR/AcrR family transcriptional regulator codes for MNPEKPARIEFRKQPKQERSIQRVDIILAAGAQLIAEKGVSAMKMTELAAVAGVPIGSVYQYFPEKAAIVTALFERHALLVQQKTTEAFASVRSLDHAVDLVCGMVDWYYREFRGDPTYMGVWLGTEMDGDLLKLNIQHSNRVAEIFLEGIEPFLPTSSSIDLQARTQLFSHLIGASVRLAIMSDKGLAVRMLNEWKQVIRATLLTEPTVGSRQ; via the coding sequence ATGAACCCGGAAAAACCTGCCCGCATCGAATTTCGCAAGCAGCCGAAACAGGAGCGCAGCATTCAGCGCGTCGATATCATCCTGGCGGCGGGCGCGCAGCTTATCGCGGAAAAAGGCGTTAGCGCCATGAAGATGACGGAGCTTGCGGCCGTGGCCGGCGTGCCGATCGGTTCCGTCTACCAGTATTTTCCTGAAAAGGCGGCGATCGTCACGGCATTGTTCGAACGCCACGCGCTTCTTGTGCAGCAGAAGACGACGGAAGCCTTCGCCAGCGTGAGATCGCTCGATCATGCCGTTGATCTCGTTTGCGGCATGGTCGACTGGTACTACCGCGAGTTCCGTGGTGATCCGACCTATATGGGCGTGTGGCTTGGGACGGAAATGGACGGGGATTTGTTGAAACTCAACATTCAGCACAGCAATCGTGTCGCCGAGATTTTTCTCGAGGGTATCGAACCCTTCCTCCCGACCAGTAGTTCCATCGATCTTCAGGCCCGCACCCAGCTCTTCAGCCACCTGATCGGCGCTTCCGTCCGCCTCGCCATCATGAGCGACAAGGGGCTGGCGGTCCGCATGCTCAACGAATGGAAGCAGGTAATCCGGGCGACGCTGCTTACGGAGCCAACAGTAGGCAGTAGGCAGTAG
- a CDS encoding DUF1127 domain-containing protein, protein MSTTDRTLHLGHARPSLPLTARLTLAFEKMAKVWRAYRNRREINYLHDLNDSQLMDIGLTRQELRSALATSTFFEDPSCNLSNSARHRARLFGLDAIRR, encoded by the coding sequence ATGAGCACGACAGACCGGACACTACATCTCGGCCACGCAAGGCCGTCGCTGCCCCTGACGGCACGCCTGACGCTTGCTTTCGAAAAGATGGCTAAGGTCTGGCGCGCATACCGCAACCGCCGCGAGATCAACTATCTGCATGATCTGAACGACAGCCAGCTGATGGATATCGGCCTGACGCGGCAGGAGCTGAGATCGGCTCTGGCCACCTCGACCTTCTTCGAGGATCCATCTTGCAATTTGAGCAATTCAGCGCGTCACCGCGCGCGCCTCTTCGGCCTCGACGCCATCCGTCGTTGA
- a CDS encoding TylF/MycF/NovP-related O-methyltransferase, with protein sequence MDNFFITRDFDWQIRRSSNIDRFLNLLTRRLGINANTADMIDRSIYKFTGLKFSPTRSGISTNVEQRINMYHLVSQALAYDIDGDLVEVGCNEGQSSVLITKVINSFNSDKKLHVYDSFEGLPSARSEDGNSYKKGDLATSQDVLINNFAAHGLEPPVIHKGWFEDTLSQGLPETICFAYLDGDLYDSILVSLKYVYPRLSRGAVCLIDDYCDPSINPDGWNHLPGVKKACDEFMADKPEKICYIYSGSFTHAYFRKSLN encoded by the coding sequence ATGGACAATTTCTTCATCACGAGAGACTTCGACTGGCAAATACGGCGATCGTCCAACATCGACAGGTTTCTCAATTTGCTCACGAGGCGGTTGGGGATTAACGCCAACACTGCCGATATGATCGACCGATCGATCTACAAATTCACCGGCCTTAAATTTTCGCCGACCCGTTCGGGAATTTCCACGAATGTGGAGCAGAGAATAAACATGTACCATCTCGTTTCTCAGGCGCTTGCCTATGACATAGATGGAGATCTGGTCGAGGTTGGCTGCAATGAGGGCCAATCATCCGTGCTCATCACAAAAGTCATAAACAGCTTCAATTCCGATAAGAAACTGCATGTTTATGACAGTTTCGAGGGGCTTCCGTCCGCTCGAAGCGAAGATGGAAACTCCTACAAGAAAGGCGATCTGGCAACATCGCAGGATGTGCTGATCAATAATTTTGCGGCCCATGGCCTGGAGCCGCCTGTCATCCACAAAGGATGGTTTGAGGACACTCTCTCACAAGGCTTGCCGGAGACGATATGCTTTGCGTACCTGGATGGCGATCTCTACGATTCGATATTGGTTAGCCTGAAATATGTGTATCCCCGCCTTTCCAGAGGAGCCGTTTGCCTTATTGACGATTACTGCGATCCAAGCATCAATCCGGATGGTTGGAACCATTTGCCCGGGGTCAAAAAAGCTTGCGACGAATTCATGGCGGATAAGCCCGAGAAGATTTGCTATATCTATTCCGGCTCGTTCACGCATGCATATTTCCGGAAGAGCCTGAATTAG
- a CDS encoding DUF937 domain-containing protein encodes MLPLFDMMMQAQNGAATEAMAKQFNLAQEQATKAIAALMPAFSSGFKRSASDPYNFMGVMQDITSGNYAKYFEDMSKAFTPQGIADGNNVLGRLFGSKEVSRAVAAQAAQMTGIGQDIYKRMLPVMADALMGGLFKETSGQMPQMANPFLNAPMGEMMQNWLQSIGFAPKQQPTPQASIFDNPFTQAMELMFGAQAAQREKPAVANPFLDNPFAKAFQDMMRNTSTAPEPPKEEPKAKPAAPGVDMAAYTEMFNAMFDSGLDVQKNYQKNMEAIFDSYKPAESKSAPK; translated from the coding sequence ATGCTGCCACTCTTCGACATGATGATGCAGGCACAGAACGGCGCAGCCACCGAGGCGATGGCAAAGCAGTTCAACCTCGCGCAGGAACAGGCGACCAAGGCCATTGCGGCGCTGATGCCCGCCTTTTCTTCCGGGTTCAAACGCAGCGCGAGCGACCCCTACAACTTCATGGGCGTGATGCAGGACATCACCTCCGGCAATTATGCCAAATATTTCGAAGACATGAGCAAGGCCTTCACACCGCAAGGGATTGCCGACGGCAATAACGTGCTGGGGCGCCTGTTCGGCTCCAAGGAGGTCTCGCGTGCCGTAGCCGCGCAGGCCGCGCAGATGACCGGCATCGGCCAGGATATCTACAAGCGCATGCTGCCGGTCATGGCCGACGCGCTGATGGGCGGCCTGTTCAAGGAAACCAGCGGCCAGATGCCTCAGATGGCCAATCCTTTCCTCAACGCGCCGATGGGCGAGATGATGCAGAACTGGCTGCAGAGCATCGGCTTTGCGCCAAAGCAGCAGCCAACGCCGCAGGCGAGCATCTTCGACAATCCCTTCACCCAGGCGATGGAACTGATGTTCGGCGCGCAGGCGGCCCAGCGCGAAAAGCCCGCTGTCGCCAATCCCTTTCTCGACAATCCCTTCGCCAAGGCATTTCAGGACATGATGCGCAACACCTCGACGGCTCCAGAGCCGCCGAAGGAAGAGCCCAAAGCCAAGCCTGCGGCCCCCGGCGTCGACATGGCCGCCTATACCGAGATGTTCAACGCCATGTTTGACAGTGGCCTGGACGTGCAGAAGAACTATCAGAAGAACATGGAAGCGATCTTCGACAGCTACAAGCCGGCGGAAAGTAAGTCCGCGCCGAAATAG
- the guaB gene encoding IMP dehydrogenase: MARIIETSTGLDALTFDDVLLQPGHSEVMPGQTNIATRIAQDIELNLPIMSAAMDTVTEGRLAIAMAQAGGLGVIHRNLTPVQQAEEVRQVKKFESGMVVNPVTIGPDATLAEALGLMKSHGISGIPVVEKSQRLVGILTNRDVRFASNPEQKIHELMTHENLITVADGVQQQEAKRLLHTHRIEKLLVVDGEGRLIGLITVKDIEKSQLNPSASKDAQGRLRAAAAISVGDDGFERAERLIEAGVDLLVVDTAHGHSQRVLDAVTRVKKLTNSVRIMAGNVATYDGTRALIDAGADAVKVGIGPGSICTTRIVAGVGVPQLAAIMSAVQAAQDQNIPIIADGGIKYSGDLAKAIAAGASAAMIGSLLAGTDESPGEVYLYQGRSFKAYRGMGSVGAMARGSADRYFQAEVRDTLKLVPEGIEGQVPYKGPVSGVLHQLAGGLKAAMGYVGGADLKDFQDRATFVRISGAGLRESHAHDVTITRESPNYPGSGG, from the coding sequence ATGGCTCGCATTATCGAAACGTCAACCGGTTTAGACGCCCTTACCTTCGACGACGTGCTCCTGCAACCGGGACACTCCGAGGTCATGCCCGGCCAGACGAATATCGCCACCCGCATCGCCCAGGACATCGAGCTTAACCTGCCGATCATGTCTGCCGCCATGGACACGGTGACGGAAGGCCGTCTCGCCATCGCCATGGCCCAGGCCGGCGGCCTCGGCGTCATCCACCGCAATCTGACCCCCGTGCAGCAAGCCGAAGAGGTCCGCCAGGTCAAGAAGTTCGAAAGCGGCATGGTGGTCAATCCGGTGACGATCGGCCCCGACGCGACGCTGGCCGAAGCGCTCGGCCTGATGAAATCCCACGGCATTTCCGGCATCCCTGTCGTCGAGAAGTCGCAGCGCCTGGTCGGCATCCTCACCAATCGTGACGTCCGCTTCGCTTCCAATCCGGAGCAGAAGATCCACGAATTGATGACCCACGAAAACCTGATCACGGTTGCCGACGGCGTGCAGCAGCAGGAGGCCAAGCGCCTGCTGCATACGCATCGCATCGAGAAGCTGCTGGTCGTGGACGGCGAAGGCCGCCTCATCGGCCTGATCACCGTCAAGGACATCGAAAAGTCGCAGCTCAACCCGAGTGCCTCCAAGGATGCGCAGGGCCGCCTTCGTGCCGCTGCCGCCATCAGCGTCGGTGACGACGGTTTCGAGCGCGCCGAACGCCTAATCGAGGCTGGCGTCGACCTCCTGGTCGTCGATACCGCCCATGGCCATTCGCAGCGCGTTCTCGACGCCGTCACCCGCGTCAAGAAGCTCACCAACTCGGTTCGCATCATGGCCGGCAACGTCGCCACCTATGACGGTACGCGGGCGCTGATCGATGCCGGCGCGGACGCCGTCAAGGTCGGCATCGGCCCCGGCTCCATCTGCACGACCCGCATTGTCGCCGGCGTCGGCGTGCCGCAGCTGGCCGCCATCATGTCGGCGGTCCAGGCCGCGCAGGACCAGAACATCCCGATCATTGCCGATGGCGGCATCAAGTACTCCGGCGACCTGGCCAAGGCCATCGCCGCCGGCGCATCGGCCGCCATGATCGGCTCGCTGCTGGCTGGCACGGATGAAAGCCCGGGCGAGGTCTATCTCTACCAGGGTCGTTCCTTCAAGGCCTATCGCGGCATGGGCTCCGTCGGCGCCATGGCGCGCGGCTCGGCCGATCGCTATTTCCAGGCCGAGGTGCGCGATACACTGAAGCTGGTGCCGGAAGGCATCGAAGGTCAGGTGCCATACAAGGGCCCGGTCTCGGGCGTGCTGCACCAGCTCGCCGGCGGCCTCAAGGCGGCCATGGGCTATGTCGGCGGCGCCGATCTCAAGGACTTCCAGGATCGCGCCACCTTCGTGCGCATATCCGGCGCCGGCCTGCGCGAAAGCCATGCCCATGACGTCACCATCACCCGCGAAAGCCCGAACTATCCCGGCTCCGGCGGCTGA